Proteins from one Bombyx mori chromosome 25, ASM3026992v2 genomic window:
- the CPH33 gene encoding cuticular protein hypothetical 33 precursor has translation MIAFKTTVVLLLVALASARPSEEWEPEGHTHTEHTKPYHVTVVKKIGVPIPHPVAVSVPQYVKVPIPQPYPVHVTVEQPIHVPVYKVVHQVVEKPVPYTVEKPVPYEVEKPYPVEVEKKVEVPIPKPYPVHVPVYKHIYHHKGGKH, from the exons AAAACAACAGTCGTCCTTCTCTTAGTAGCGCTCGCCAGCGCTCGGCCTTCTGAAGAATGGGAGCCCGAAGGCCACACGCACACAGAACACACGAAGCCGTACCATGTGACCGTGGTGAAGAAGATCGGAGTTCCGATTCCCCATCCGGTGGCTGTGTCGGTCCCGCAGTACGTGAAGGTGCCCATACCTCAACCCTACCCGGTCCACGTCACAGTGGAGCAACCTATCCATGTACCTGTTTATAAG GTTGTCCACCAAGTTGTTGAAAAACCAGTACCGTACACGGTCGAAAAACCAGTGCCCTATGAAGTCGAAAAGCCTTATCCCGTTGAGGTCGAAAAAAAAGTAGAGGTGCCCATCCCTAAGCCCTATCCCGTCCATGTACCCGTGTACAAACACATCTACCACCATAAGGGAGGTAAACACTAA